A single genomic interval of Sebastes umbrosus isolate fSebUmb1 chromosome 9, fSebUmb1.pri, whole genome shotgun sequence harbors:
- the med19a gene encoding mediator of RNA polymerase II transcription subunit 19-A — translation MTEMFSTLFGQNEAQGPPGSSSSLGFGPGKPPPPQPQNQVPMAGTMPPQLGDEGPTLRKPGAMNEPFYLLRELPVGNELTGNTNLITHYNLEHAYNKFCGKKVKEKLSNFLPELPGMIDCPGTQDGSSLRSLIDKPPVCGNSFSPLTGALLTGFRLHTGPLPEQYRLMHIQPPKKKSKHKHKHHRPQDPLPQETPSDTDPKKKKKKRDDDPDRKKKKKDKKKKKNRHSPDHPGLAGSQPNSNSLR, via the exons ATGACGGAGATGTTTTCAACTCTGTTCGGGCAGAACGAAGCTCAGGGACCGCCCGGCTCCTCGTCGTCTCTGGGTTTCGGACCGGGGAAACCTCCGCCGCCTCAGCCCCAGAATCAAGTCCCCATGGCGGGGACGATGCCACCGCAGCTCGGGGATGAGGGGCCTACACTGCGGAAGCCCGGAGCCATGAATGAACCTTTCTACTTACTGCGGGAGCTTCCTG tgggAAACGAGCTAACGGGCAACACCAACCTCATCACACACTACAACCTGGAGCACGCCTACAACAAGTTCTGTGGGAAGAAGGTGAAGGAGAAGCTCAGCAACTTTCTGCCAGAGTTACCAG GTATGATTGACTGTCCGGGCACGCAGGACGGCAGCTCGTTGCGCTCTCTGATTGATAAGCCTCCAGTGTGTGGGAACTCCTTCAGCCCACTGACGGGCGCTCTGCTGACAGGCTTCAGACTACACACAGGACCG CTACCAGAACAGTACAGACTGATGCACATACAGCCTCCAAAGAAGAAGAGcaaacacaagcacaaacaCCATCGACCACAGGACCCATTACCACAAG AAACTCCATCGGACACTGAtcccaagaagaagaagaagaagagggacgACGATCCTGACcgcaagaaaaagaagaaagacaagaaaaagaagaag AACCGCCACAGTCCCGATCACCCCGGCCTCGCTGGATCACAACCCAACAGCAACAGCCTCAGATAG
- the slc43a1a gene encoding solute carrier family 43 member 1a → MAPTLLRAYRRRWWMAVTAVIENLLCSAVLLGWGSLLIMLKREGFYSHLCPENDSVILSLGNSSNGEVEEWPSCVDQEEMLNLGFTIGSFLLSATTLPLGILMDRFGPRPIRLMGSSCFALSCAMMAVSAYDPNVLSALIFLALSLNGFGGICLTFTSLTLPNMFGALSSTIMSLMIGSYASSAVTFPGVKLIYDAGVSFQAIMWSWAGLAGFVFANCFLNWPAEGFPTPDEVDYSKILTLQEVPASELKGVGERLSQKNGDIRHSTEKLPNGSDPAPNATPFRRSVFSPIFLWSLVTMGMSQLRIIFFMGAMNKMLEFMVTHGEEHPSEQLVIEKLEKVSFYSSIFGTLQLLCLLTCPLIGYIMDWRMKDCEEEKTVLSSTEKIQSTVPKRDRKIQKVTNAMRAFILTNLLLIAFGCCCLIDNLPLQILTFILHTMVRGFIHSCCGGLYAAVYPSNHFGTLTGLQSMISAVIALLQQPLFIAMVGPLGGDPYWINLGLLISSLAGFLLPGYLFYHRRCLVREKEARDKRAAGQEMQALNDTEANGCKPHSNGLAAVEA, encoded by the exons atGGCGCCCACTCTCCTCCGGGCCTACAGGAGGCGCTGGTGGATGGCGGTGACGGCGGTGATTGAAAACCTGCTGTGTTCGGCGGTGCTGCTGGGCTGGGGCTCGCTGCTCATCATGCTGAAAAGGGAAGGCTTCTACTCCCACCTGTGTCCAG AGAACGACTCCGTGATCCTGTCTTTAGGCAACTCCTCCAATGGCGAGGTGGAGGAGTGGCCCAGCTGCGTGGACCAGGAGGAGATGCTGAATCTGGGCTTCACCATTGGCTCCTTCCTGCTCAGCGCCACCACCCTGCCGCTCGGTATACTGATGGACAGGTTTGGGCCACGCCCAATTCGCCTGATGGGCAG TTCGTGTTTCGCTCTGTCCTGTGCCATGATGGCCGTGTCTGCCTATGACCCTAATG tTCTGTCAGCGCTCATCTTCTTGGCTCTCTCCCTGAACGGCTTTGGAGGCATCTGCCTGACCTTCACCTCGCTAACG CTCCCCAACATGTTTGGCGCTCTGAGCTCCACCATCATGTCTCTGATGATCGGCTCCTAcgcctcctctgctgtcacCTTCCCTGGAGTCAAG cTGATCTACGACGCAGGCGTGTCCTTCCAGGCCATCATGTGGAGTTGGGCAGGTCTTGCCGGGTTTGTCTTCGCCAACTGTTTCCTGAACTGGCCCGCGGAAGGCTTCCCAACACCTGACGAGGTAGACTACAG TAAGATCCTCACACTGCAAGAGGTGCCTGCATCTGAGCTGAAGGGTGTTGGAGAGAGACTGAGCCAGAAAAATGGAGACATCCGACACTCCACAGAAAAACTTCCTAATGGATCTGACCCTGCTCCCA aCGCGACTCCCTTCCGACGGTCCGTGTTCTCTCCCATCTTCCTGTGGAGTCTGGTTACCATGGGGATGTCCCAGCTGAGGATCATCTTCTTCATGGGGGCGATGAACAAGATGCTGGAGTTCATGGTCACCCACGGCGAAGAGCATC cATCTGAGCAGCTGGTGATTGAGAAATTAGAGAAAG tgAGTTTCTACTCGTCCATCTTCGGCACGCTGCAGCTGCTGTGCCTGTTAACGTGTCCTCTGATTGGATACATCATGGACTGGAGGATGAAGGATTGTGAAGAGGAGAAGACCGTCCTTTCAAGCACAGAGAAGAT ACAGAGCACCGTACCCAAGAGAGACCGTAAGATCCAGAAAGTGACCAACGCCATGAGGGCCTTCATCCTCACCAACCTGCTGCTGATCGCTTTCGGATGCTGCTGCCTCATAGACAACCTGCCTCTACAG ATCTTGACCTTCATCCTCCACACTATGGTCCGAGGCTTCATCCACTCCTGCTGCGGAGGCCTTTACGCTGCTGT CTACCCGTCCAACCACTTTGGCACTCTGACAGGCCTCCAGTCCATGATCAGCGCTGTGATCGCTCTGCTGCAGCAGCCGCTCTTCATCGCCATGGTCGGACCGCTGGGAGGAGACCCCTACTGG ATCAACCTCGGCCTGCTCATCTCCTCATTGGCTGGCTTCCTGTTGCCGGGTTACCTGTTCTACCACCGCAGATGCCTGGTGAGGGAAAAGGAGGCCAGAGACAAGCGGGCGGCCGGACAGGAGATGCAGGCGCTCAACGACACCGAGGCCAACGGCTGTAAACCTCACAGCAACGGCCTCGCTGCTGTGGAGGCCTAG